In Longimicrobium sp., one genomic interval encodes:
- a CDS encoding PAS domain S-box protein, protein MNSSDPQGDGAWQGDAPSPAESAAAAYAGGAAVAEGAGLYRLLVDSVRDYAIFALDAGGHVLSWNAGAQRLKGYLPHEIIGRHFSTFYPAVDIEARKPEWELETAIRDGSVEDEGWRLRKDGTRFWANVVITALRDESGTLVGFAKVTRDLTERRRSEELLRQSEERFRLLVQSVSDYAIFMLDPEGRIVSWNTGAERIKGYTPEDAIGRHFSIFYPPEDVEAGKPAWELETSAREGKFEEEGWRIRKDGSRFWASVLVAPLHRGDGTLLGFAKVTRDLTERLAVQERLVADERRIAEVEAASRARSEFLAAMSHELRTPINATLGYTELMEMGVAGALTAQQREYLERIRRTQQHLLGIITDLLNYSRIEAGQVEYDLTPVPACEIVDAVLPMVEPQALTKGLHLLRGPCSDGLVALADRAKAQQIVLNLLGNAVKFTPAGGSVTVTCGAEASRILIAVTDTGEGIEPDQQAAIFEPFVQLGRSLTSGHEGTGLGLAISRDLARAMGGDLTVRSKPGEGAEFTLALESA, encoded by the coding sequence ATGAATTCGTCCGACCCGCAGGGGGATGGCGCCTGGCAGGGCGACGCTCCCTCGCCGGCCGAGAGCGCCGCCGCGGCATACGCGGGCGGCGCCGCCGTGGCCGAGGGCGCCGGGCTCTACCGGCTGCTGGTGGACAGCGTGCGCGACTACGCCATCTTCGCGCTGGACGCGGGGGGCCACGTCCTCAGCTGGAACGCGGGCGCCCAGAGGCTCAAGGGGTACCTTCCGCACGAGATCATCGGCCGGCACTTCTCCACCTTCTATCCGGCCGTGGACATCGAGGCACGGAAGCCGGAGTGGGAGCTGGAGACGGCGATCCGCGACGGGAGCGTGGAGGACGAGGGATGGCGCCTTCGCAAGGACGGCACGCGCTTCTGGGCCAACGTGGTCATCACCGCCCTTCGCGACGAGTCGGGGACGCTGGTGGGGTTCGCCAAGGTCACGCGCGACCTCACCGAGCGCCGCCGCTCCGAGGAGCTGCTGCGCCAGAGCGAGGAGCGGTTCCGCCTCCTCGTTCAGAGCGTGAGCGACTACGCCATCTTCATGCTGGACCCGGAAGGGCGCATCGTGAGCTGGAACACGGGCGCGGAGCGCATCAAGGGGTACACGCCGGAGGACGCCATCGGCCGGCACTTCTCCATCTTCTACCCGCCCGAGGACGTGGAAGCCGGCAAGCCGGCGTGGGAGCTGGAGACTTCGGCGCGCGAGGGGAAATTCGAGGAGGAGGGGTGGCGCATTCGCAAGGACGGGTCGCGCTTCTGGGCGAGCGTCCTGGTGGCGCCGCTCCACCGCGGCGACGGCACGCTTCTGGGTTTCGCCAAGGTGACGCGCGACCTGACGGAGCGGCTCGCGGTGCAGGAGCGGCTGGTGGCCGACGAGCGGCGCATCGCCGAGGTGGAGGCGGCGAGCCGTGCGCGGAGCGAGTTCCTGGCGGCGATGTCGCACGAGCTGCGCACGCCCATCAACGCCACGCTGGGCTACACGGAGCTGATGGAGATGGGGGTGGCGGGCGCGCTGACGGCGCAGCAGCGCGAGTACCTGGAGCGCATCCGCCGCACGCAGCAGCACCTGCTGGGCATCATCACCGACCTGCTCAACTACAGCCGCATCGAGGCCGGCCAGGTGGAGTACGACCTCACCCCGGTCCCGGCCTGCGAGATCGTGGACGCCGTGCTCCCCATGGTGGAGCCGCAGGCGCTCACCAAGGGCCTCCATCTGCTTCGCGGCCCGTGCTCGGATGGGCTGGTCGCGCTCGCCGACCGCGCCAAGGCCCAGCAGATCGTGCTGAACCTGCTGGGGAACGCCGTGAAGTTCACCCCCGCGGGCGGCAGCGTCACCGTCACCTGCGGCGCGGAGGCGTCGCGCATCCTCATCGCCGTCACAGACACGGGCGAGGGGATCGAGCCGGACCAGCAGGCCGCCATCTTCGAGCCGTTCGTGCAGCTCGGCCGCTCGCTGACCAGCGGCCACGAGGGCACCGGCCTGGGCCTCGCCATCAGCCGCGATCTCGCCCGCGCCATGGGCGGCGACCTGACGGTGCGCAGCAAGCCGGGAGAGGGGGCGGAGTTTACGCTGGCCTTGGAAAGTGCGTGA